The genomic stretch AGTCATGATTCTGGTTACTTACCATGGCTCCTGGCGTCACACGCTCGGTCCTCTCGCGCCCCCCAGGTAGTCGCGCTTGGCGCGCTCGAGCTCCTCGACGATCTCGCGGCGCTCAGCGAGGAGGCGCCTCGCGTCCTGGGCGCGCGTGACGAGGAGCGCGCCGAACCTGAGCTGGTGGCGCAACCGCCCTGTGCCGACCAGATACCGATACGCGATCAGGCCCCCGAGCGGGAGTGAGAGGAAGAAGGCGAGCGCCCAGCGGAAACCGGCCGCCCACCCGACGAGCGACGTCTCGAGCGCCCAGAAGAGCGGGAATGCGACCACGCTCGCAAGGAGCCGGGCCGTCGCGTAGTCCGTCTGCCTGCGCGACATCCGCCCCGCGAGCCACCCGGGCAGATAGTACGGGAGAAAGTTCACGGCCGCGCCGTACGCAAAGAGCGGGAGACCCACGATCGTCTGCCATGACCGTGCAACTCGCTGCCGCTCCGCCATCCGCTCGAGGCGAGTCCGCACCGCCTCGTCACGCACCCGGTAAGCGGCCAGTCCGGCGTGGTAACCGAGTATCCGCTGCCAGAGCCGCTCGATGCGCTCGGGGTCCTGTTTGCGGAAGTGCTCGACCGCGTCGGCGATCGACCCGGAGAGCTGGAACGGGTCGATCTGCCGTCCCGAGAGCCCGCGCTCCTCCCACAGCTCACGTTCGAGGTCGCCGCGATAGAGCGCCTCCACGGCACGTGCGAGCGCCGCCGTGTCGATCCGTTCGGCCTGGACCACCTCGCGCTCCATCGCCGACTGGATCGCCGTCGTGAGTGCGTGGAGTACCTTCACTGGCTCCTCGCGGTAGACGGCGAGGTGCGACGAGACGGGGACCGGCTCGCCGAAAGAGACGAGGACGCGCCCGCGGAACCTCTTGCGGGCCTCGAAACTGAGCCCTACTGGCACGACCGTGAGGCGCCCCGGCGCGTGCGCCTCGTAGCCGAGCACAATCCGCGCCGCGCCCGTCTTGATCCGTTGCAGGCGCGCCTCCGCGCGGGTGGCGCCTTCCGGGTAGATGGCGATGAGCCGCCCGCGGTCGAATGCCTCGTCACACGCCGCGAACATCTCCACGGTGCGACCCATCTTGCCCGGGGCGTCGGCCTTCCGGTAAACGGGAATCACCCCCAAGGCGACGAGGAACCGCGCGATGAGCGGGTTGCGGAAGAGCGCGGCGGTGGCGAGATAGTGCACCTTCCGCGGGAGCACCGACCCCACGAGCAGCGAGTCGATCAGGTTGTTCGGATGGTTGATGCAGAGGAGCACCGGACCCATGGGCGGGACCCGCTCGGGATGCCGGACCTCGACGCGCTCGAAGAAGAACCAGATCCAGAACCGCGCGATCACCCTCACGACTGCGTAGAAGGGGTCCACTATTCGCTCGTCCTTCGACCCGGTGAGCGGTCGCCGTCCCGAGCGCTCAGGGCGGCGGCGAATGTCTCTCGGCCCGGTCCTCGTCCGGAGGCTCCTTCCCGACGCGACGATGCCATCGCCACACGCCGACGACCAGCATCGCCGCAAGCGCCAGGAGGCCGGCGAGACCGAGCCAGCGCTCTGCCCGGTGCACATCGGCCATGATGGCCTTGATCTGATCCGTGAAGAAGTACGCCAACCCGAACGCCAACGGGACGCCGAACAAGGCGGCGCCCGCGTCCGCCACCACGAACTTCCAGAACGGGACGCTCGCACTGCCCGCGGTCAGAAACGCGGCGGCGCGAAGTCCCATGACGTGCCGCGCCGTGACGACGGTCTTCAGTGCATGCCGTCGATACGCTCCCTTCAGCCACTGCTGCCGCCCGGGCGACAGTACCAGCCGGACCAGTCGCCACTGGAGGACCTGCTCACCCCAGTGCCGGCCGACCCAGTAGAGCACCATATCGCCGGAGAGCACCCCCAGCAGGCAGACGGGCAGCACAAGCCACCACCGGACGATACCCTCGTGGCTCAACACGGCGGCCGCAATGATCGGCATCTCCTCTGGGATTGGCGCCCCCAGGCTCCCGAGCAGGAGCACGGCGAAGATGCCGAGGTACGTAAAGTTGTCGACGAACTCTTGAAGTGCCTCCACGGCGTCCTCGCCCACGTGGCCCACTCGGGCGCCCCCGCGCCGCCCGGCCCCGCCCCGCCCGCGCCCGCCCCACTCAGGTTGCTACTGTTTCGCAGGGGCATCATTGCGGTGGATGCAGCGCACCACCCTGAGGACTCCCGACGCCCGGTGACTGCGAAAGCCTCCCTATGAGGTCGTGGGACTGGACCCGGGGGGAGACGAACGACTATCGGTGCTACTGTTCCGAGCCTTCTTCAGCTCGGCTTCGCGGCGCCGGCGCGCGAGACGCCGGAGTCGCTGAACAGCGCGATTCGTTTTCGAGTGCGTAGCCATGAAGCCCCACCCCCTCGAAGAAGAAAGACATAGGCGACCAGATTGCGCTTCAGACTAGCATCATTGGAGGTGATCCACGTAGAGCGGCCGGTTGAAGGGGCCCCTGCCCGTGGGGCCCCAGGCCGCGCCAGGGGGGCCCGCCGCCCAGCTCGCGCGGGACCGGCAGCCCAGGGAGGGCCCTGCGTCCTGACTATGCGCCCCGGTCCACGAGCCATACCAGCCGACCCGACTCCGGCTGGATGAGCTGAGCCGGAACCCGCTCAGGCGCCCACGGGCCATGGAGCACGGCCCTGAGCGCTCCCGCTTTGTCAGCACCCGTCACCAGCACGCGGATCTCGCGCGCCCGGTTCAGAATCGTCGCCGTCAGCGTGATGCGCTCGGCGCCGAGGGCGGGGACGAAGTGGCTGACGACCCAGCGCCGGGACTCGGCAAGCGCGGGGCTTCCGGGGAACAGCGACGCCGTATGCCCATCGGCGCCCAGGCCGAGGAGAACCAGGTCGAGCGCAGGGGCGGGGCCGTCGGCGGCGACGCCGAAGACCCGCGCGATCTCTTCCTGGTACTCGCGGGCCGCGGCGTCCCGGTCCGCGCGCTCGGCGTGGATCCGGTGGATGCTCTCGGGCGGGATCGGCACCCGCGAGAGCAGTGCGGCGACGGCCAGCCTCGCGTTGGAGTCGGGGTGATCGGGCGCCACGGTCCGCTCATCCCCCCAGAACACCTCCACCCGGTCCCAAGGGACCCGCGCTCGATGCGGGGGCTCGGCGAGCCGCTCGTACAGCCGTCGCGGCGTGGAGCCGCCAGACAGCGCCACCGTGAAGCGTCCGCGCCGGGCCACCGCCTCCGCCGCAAGCTCGGCAAACTCCTCGGCCGCCGCGCGGCTCAGGTCTTCCGCGTCCGCGAACGTCCTGACAACGCTCATGCGTCGTCCGCCGGGCGCGCTACGAGCTCCACCACGTCCGGCCGTCCCGCTGGATCAGCTCGTCCGCGGCCGCCGGCCCCCAGGAGCCGGCTGGATAGTTGGGAAAGTCCCGCGGCGGCAGTGACTGCCAGAGATCCAGGATCGGGGTGGCCACCGTCCACGCCGCCTCGACCATGTCCGCGCGGTGGAAGAGGGTGCCGTCGCCGAGCATGACGTCGTGGAGCAGCCGCTCGTAGCCGGTGGCGGCACCGGTCTCGCCGAAGTCCTTGTAGCTGAAGTCGAGCTTCACCGTGGTGAGCGCGACCGCCGGCCCCGGCCGCTTGGCCTTGATCTGGATCTCGATCCCCTCGTCGGGCTGGATGTGCATCACCAGCCGGTTGGGGTCGATCTGCTGCGCCGCGGCGGCCTCGAAGAGCATGAGCGGCGGCTGGCGGAACTGGATCATGATCTCCGTGTCGCGCGTCGCCAGGCGCTTGCCCGAGCGGAGGTAGAACGGGATCCCCGCCCAGCGCCAGTTCTCGACGAAGAGCTTCACGGCGGCGTAGGTTTCGGTGGCCGAGGTCGGGGAAACCTTGGGCTCGCCGCGGTAGCCGGGCACAGGCTGATCGCCCAGCCGGCCCTCCCCGTACTGGCCGCGCACCGCCTGCTGGAGCACCTCCCCCGGCGTCATGGGCCGGATGGCCCGGAGCACCTTGACCTTCTCGTCGCGCACGGCATCGGCCTCGAAGGAGATGGGCGGCTCCATCGCCACCAGCGCCAGGAGCTGGAACATGTGGGTCTGCATCATGTCGCGGAGCACGCCGGCGGTCTCGTAGTAGTTCCCGCGGTCCTCCACGCCGACCGTCTCGGCCACCTTGATCTGGACGTGGTCCACGTAGCGCCGGTTCCATATCGGCTCGAACACGCCGTTGGCGAACCGGAAGACCATGAGGTTCTGGACGGTCTCCTTGCCGAGGTAGTGGTCGATCCGGTAGACCTGGCTCTCCTTCACGACGCCCCCGATGCGCGCGTTGAGCTCACGCGCGGACTCGAGGTCGCGCCCGAACGGCTTCTCGACGATCACACGCCGCCAGGCGCCGCCGGCCTCCCGGAGGAGGCCCGCCGCGCCGAGACGCTCGGCGATCTCGGCGAAGAAGCTCGGGGGCACGGCCAGGTAGAAGAGGACATTGCCGCCGGTGCGGTGCGTCCGCGCGACCTCCTCGAGCAGGGCCGCCAGCTTCGTGTAGGTCACCGGCTCCGTGAACTCGCCCGCCTGGTGGTACAGGCCCTGGCGCAGCTCGCCCCACAGTGCCTCGTCCACGGCCTGGGTCGCGAAGTCGCGCATGTCCTGCGACAGTTCCGCGCGGAGCTGCTCGTGGCTCTTCTCCTTCCGGGTCACGCCCACGATGGCGAGCTCCTGCGGCAGGAGCCCGTTGACCTTGAGGTTGTAGAGCGCGGGCAGGAGCTTCCGCTTCGTCAGATCGCCGGCGGCGCCGAAGATGACGATGGCGCACGGACCGGCCGGTCTGAGCCTTCCCGGGGCTGATCCCTCGGGCACGGCCTCCTCCTATTGGCTCTTGCCGAATACGGTTACGCGAATTGGCCGGGGGCCGGCAGGCGGGGGCGCTGCCGGGACCCGTGCCTCAGCGGCTCTCGAAGCCGGCGCCTCGCCCTTCTCGTTTGCACCACCTCCGCGGATCGGCCGTGACGAGGGTGCGAGGTCCCGGCAGCGCCCCCGCCGGGCGCTCGATGTGGCCGCCGAACTTCTCCCGCATGGCCGAGCGCACCTTCTCCGCAAAGGTGCGCTCGAGTCCCCACACGCCGCCGCTCGTGCCCACGTCCACATAGTGGAGGCCCTCGGCGCGGAGCACCTTCATGCGCCGCTACTCTCCGCTCTGCTGCAGGAGCTTGGCCACGAGTCCCGTCCAGCCTGTCTGGTGGCTGGCACCGACGCCTGCCCCATTGTCGCCGTTGAAGTATTCGTAGAAGAGGATCAGGTCCCGCCAGTGTGGATCTGTCTGGAACGTGTCGCCGGCGCCGTGCACCGGGCGCCGACCGTCGGCCCCCCTCAAGAAGATGCGGGTCAGCCGCCGCGACAGCTCCCGCGCCACCTCGCCCAACGTCATGGCCCGGCCAGAGCCGGTGGGACACTCCACCGTGAATTCCCCCCGGAAGAAGTGGTCGAAGCGCTGGAGCGACTCGATCAGGAGGACATTCATCGGGAACCAGATCGGCCCTCGCCAGTTGGCGTTCCCGCCGAAGAGCCCGGTCGTGGACTCTGCGGGCTCGTAGTCCACCCGGTGCTCCTCTCCGTTGACGCTGAGGACGTAGGGATGCTCGCGGTGGTAGCGGGAGAGCGCGCGGATGCCGTGGGGCGAGAGGAACTCCGCCTCGTCGAGCATGTACCGGAGCACGCGCTGGAGCCGGTCGCCGCTCACGAGCG from Candidatus Rokuibacteriota bacterium encodes the following:
- a CDS encoding 1-acyl-sn-glycerol-3-phosphate acyltransferase; amino-acid sequence: MDPFYAVVRVIARFWIWFFFERVEVRHPERVPPMGPVLLCINHPNNLIDSLLVGSVLPRKVHYLATAALFRNPLIARFLVALGVIPVYRKADAPGKMGRTVEMFAACDEAFDRGRLIAIYPEGATRAEARLQRIKTGAARIVLGYEAHAPGRLTVVPVGLSFEARKRFRGRVLVSFGEPVPVSSHLAVYREEPVKVLHALTTAIQSAMEREVVQAERIDTAALARAVEALYRGDLERELWEERGLSGRQIDPFQLSGSIADAVEHFRKQDPERIERLWQRILGYHAGLAAYRVRDEAVRTRLERMAERQRVARSWQTIVGLPLFAYGAAVNFLPYYLPGWLAGRMSRRQTDYATARLLASVVAFPLFWALETSLVGWAAGFRWALAFFLSLPLGGLIAYRYLVGTGRLRHQLRFGALLVTRAQDARRLLAERREIVEELERAKRDYLGGARGPSV
- a CDS encoding glucose-6-phosphate dehydrogenase, with translation MPEGSAPGRLRPAGPCAIVIFGAAGDLTKRKLLPALYNLKVNGLLPQELAIVGVTRKEKSHEQLRAELSQDMRDFATQAVDEALWGELRQGLYHQAGEFTEPVTYTKLAALLEEVARTHRTGGNVLFYLAVPPSFFAEIAERLGAAGLLREAGGAWRRVIVEKPFGRDLESARELNARIGGVVKESQVYRIDHYLGKETVQNLMVFRFANGVFEPIWNRRYVDHVQIKVAETVGVEDRGNYYETAGVLRDMMQTHMFQLLALVAMEPPISFEADAVRDEKVKVLRAIRPMTPGEVLQQAVRGQYGEGRLGDQPVPGYRGEPKVSPTSATETYAAVKLFVENWRWAGIPFYLRSGKRLATRDTEIMIQFRQPPLMLFEAAAAQQIDPNRLVMHIQPDEGIEIQIKAKRPGPAVALTTVKLDFSYKDFGETGAATGYERLLHDVMLGDGTLFHRADMVEAAWTVATPILDLWQSLPPRDFPNYPAGSWGPAAADELIQRDGRTWWSS
- a CDS encoding DedA family protein, which translates into the protein MEALQEFVDNFTYLGIFAVLLLGSLGAPIPEEMPIIAAAVLSHEGIVRWWLVLPVCLLGVLSGDMVLYWVGRHWGEQVLQWRLVRLVLSPGRQQWLKGAYRRHALKTVVTARHVMGLRAAAFLTAGSASVPFWKFVVADAGAALFGVPLAFGLAYFFTDQIKAIMADVHRAERWLGLAGLLALAAMLVVGVWRWHRRVGKEPPDEDRAERHSPPP
- the pgl gene encoding 6-phosphogluconolactonase produces the protein MSVVRTFADAEDLSRAAAEEFAELAAEAVARRGRFTVALSGGSTPRRLYERLAEPPHRARVPWDRVEVFWGDERTVAPDHPDSNARLAVAALLSRVPIPPESIHRIHAERADRDAAAREYQEEIARVFGVAADGPAPALDLVLLGLGADGHTASLFPGSPALAESRRWVVSHFVPALGAERITLTATILNRAREIRVLVTGADKAGALRAVLHGPWAPERVPAQLIQPESGRLVWLVDRGA